The DNA window CAGGAAACCCGAGGGAGACTGACACACTACCAGAACAAGCACGTGAAGGTGCCATTCCAAAGCGTCGTGAGGCATCTCGTTCAAATACAGTTCGTCCCCAAGAAGAAACACGTTTGGTTCTTAACAAGCCAACACTTCTGAAACAGAAGCGCTCAGTGAGTTCTGAAGAGAGGTTCAGTTGTGGGTCTCGTCAGGCAGTACCTGGTCCTTCCCAAGCTGCTGTACGTGACTTAAGTCTtttggaggaggaagtggaggaggagaagcaggaagaagaggaagaggaggagcaggaagaagaggaggagcatgaagaggaggaggagggagttgACCAAGAAGATGCGAGTTATGAATCTAGAGGTTCTGACATGAGTTTTGATTGTGGGTCCTCTTGTCAGTCGCTGAGTGCCCTATCTGAACTGACCGCCAGAGAAATAAATGTATCAGAAGAAACACATGCTTATTCTCAGCCTAGGAATGAAACACCCACTGTTTCTGGAGCAACTTCAGATAATGGTAGCAGTTCTCGTCAGGTGATTACACAGAACATACAGCTCATTAGTCTGGTTGATGAAAGCTATGAGTCTAGTGGCTCTGAAGtgaattttgatggtgatgaCTCACTACCGTCAACTAGTCACCGTCCCCCACAGCCCGTGGAAGTAGTAGTGCCCCTTCGTTTGGTTGACAAGAGCTATGGAAGTGGTAGCTCTGAACCATGTGAGGATTCCGGGTCCTCAGCTGATGAGACTCCAGCAGCATCAAGACAGCAGAATCCTGTGAGGAACACCCATGCAAACCTGGTTGATGAGAACTACGGGTCAAGTAGTTTCAGCTCTGACAGTGATGCAGCTCTGGACCATCCCCAGGTGCCTGTTCAAGAAGGAAGCCCCAGAGGCAGAGCTGTCGGACAGGGAAATGAAGAGCAGCCCAGTAGTGCTGAAGCACATCCTGAACGTGATGGTTCTCTTGAGACAGTGGCTCATGAACTCCAGAGAGAATCACAAGAAATAAACCTTCCGAACCAGAAGAATACCAGCCTTGGGGATATGAACTGTGAGTCTCATGGTCCTGAAGTGGGTTTTCATGCTGATGCTCAATTAGAGGCTGATCAATCTCCAGTAAACCCTGAGGAAGTAGATCTTGACCTAGAAAATCAGAGTGTTCACTCTGGCATTTCTAACCTAAGTTTTGATTCCAATGCTTCTTATCAGTCAGCTAATGATCAACCTCAAGGGGCTTGGGGTGAAGTAAATCTCGATGAGTTAAATGTCGACATGgaagttaagagcaatggctgctccaGTTCTGAGTTGACATTTGATTCCGATTCCCCTCTTCTGTCAGTTACTGAGCGGTCTCTGCTGGATTTTGAAGGATTAAACGAAGATGACTTTAACCTGGAAGATGAAAACTGTGTGTCAAGTAGTTCTGACATAACTTTTGATTCTGATATTCCCGATGACTCAGTAGCTGACCAACCTCAAGTAGCTGTTTATGAGGAGGAACCTGTTGGTCTGGAAAATAAGAGTAATGAATCTTGTGTTTCTGGAATAACATTTGATTCTGATATTCCTCTTCATTCAGGAAATGATCACCCTGAAGTAGCTGTTAAAGAAGTAATCATTAAGGAAGACGAAAACGTTCACTTAGAAGGGAAGAATGACAATCCCAGTGGTTCTGAAATATGTTTGGATTCTAATGTCCCTCTTCATTCAGTGACTAATTCTGATGTAGCTGTTAAAAAGATAAATCCCCCCAAAGAAGATCAGGTACAAATAGAACAAATTGAACAAAAGGAAAATGAACCTACTGATTCTGAATTAAATTTGGATTGTAACTCTGTTAATTCAAAGCCCGGATGTTCTGAAGATCCCATTATATTACGTGTTTCTGAAACAAGATTGGATTCTCATGTCCCCTTTCAGTCAGTTATTCGCAAATGTGAAGTAGTTGTCAAAAATGTCTGTCTTCAAAAAGAAAAGCATGCTGAGTTAACAAGTAAAAGCACGGAATCTCATTCTGAAGTAAGTTCAGCTTCTACTGCTTCTCACCCAGTGACAGAACCTTATGTAGGtaaaaaggcaaagagaaagacaaagcatCTTGAGGAAGTCAACAGTGATGATGaatatggtggctctcaaccaacTTTCAAGTTTGATGTTTTTCCTCGGACAATGACTGAAAAACCTCAACCAGCTGCTTTGAAAGAGGGCCATGCTGACCCAAAAGATAAAATTACTGAGCTTAGAGGGATGGCCGTAAATGTGAATACTGCTGATTGTCTTGATTCAGTCCTTAGCCAGCCTCAGTTAGCCTCAAACGAAAACTGTGTTGAACTGAAAGACACCGATGGCAAACCCAGTGACTCTAAAGCAAGTGCTGATTCTACTGGCCATTTTCACTCCCTGCCTAAACAAGAGTTCGATGTGGTTTCAAAAATGAACGAGTGGAAAAAAGAGGCAAAGGTTCTTGAACAGAAGATCAGTGATCTTATTTATTCAAAAATAATACATGACTCTAATGTTTCTTTTCGTTCTGCAATGGATCAACTTGAACTAGCTCTTAAACAAATAAGTCTTGGTAATAATGACCAAGTGTCCTTGGAAGATAACAGCCAAGATACATGTTCTGAGACAAATTTGGATTCTGGTTTCTCAGTCCAGGCAGTAGTTGAACCACCTGAACCTGAAGTAACTGTTTTGGAGCCTGAACATGTTGAACAAGAAGGTAGAAATAACGTGCCTTGTGATTCTGAAGTAAGCGTTGATGCTAATGGCTCTGTCCAGTTAGAGGCTGGTCAGCATAGTGAAAGTGGTGAAAACAGAAGTCAGAAGGATACAGATGACACAGAAGGTAAGAGGGATGATGCTCAGGGTTTTGGAATTACATGTGATTCCAATGTCCCCCAGCCATTGGCCGGCCACATTGAAGTAGTTCAGGACATTGACCATTGGAAGGATCATGTTGACTTGGAAGATAAGCTTGGTGAATCTAAAAACTCAAAAGTAAACTTTCATTCTGATGAACCACTTCAGGCTGTGACTAACGCAACACAAGAGCCTGTTGAAGAAATAAATTTACCGAGGGGACGTGCTAGTCCAAATGGTAATGGCTGTGAGCCCTATGGCTCTACAATAGTTCCTGTTACGAATGTCATTTTTTGCTCAGTGATTCAAAAACCACAACGTTTGCAAAAAAAGTGTACCAGTTTGAAAGAAAACAGCAGCAATCCTTGTCCTGAAGTAAATGTTGATTCCTGTGATGGTCCTGAAGTGAGTGTTGATTCTAATGATCCCTGTCAGTCAGTAGCAGGCCACCTTCAAAAACCTGACAAGGAAATGAATCTGAAGGAAGACCATATTTACCTGGAAGATAAGAGCTACAAGCTAGTTGACTTTGAACCAACTTATGATTCTGACGATCCTGTTCAGTTTGTGACAGTTCCATCTGTAGAGGCTGTGTCTATCAAAGAAGTAAACTTGCAAAAGGAGAATCCTGATGACCTAGAAAATGAGAACTTTCAGCCATGTTGTTCTGAAGTAGCATGTAATTCTGCTGTTCATCTGCAGTCAGAAGCTGACCCACCTCAAGTGGCTTGCAAAGAAGCAGACCTTGACAAGAAAGCGCTTGACATAGAAGACAAGGGCAGTGTAACTTGTGTGCCTGAAGTGGTGTATGATTCTGACGTCTCTTTTCAGATAGTAGTTAACCAGGTTCAGACATCAGATGGAGAAACAGACTCACCACAGGTGGTGTTTGTGGATGTTGTGTCCAGTGATAGTGACTGTGACCGGGAAGTAATTTCTGATTCAAATATCCCTCTTCAGCTAGAGCCACCTCAGATGACTGTCAAAGAAACCAGTGATATAAACACAGATTCTCTTGGTTCTGCAGCAAACGAAAAGTACTATTGTAAATTCTGTGGTTGTGATTATGAAGCCTCTCAGTCAGTGACAAACCAATCCaaggaaagttttaaaataataaacaggaAAAATGACTATATTATCCTAGGCGATTCTACTTGTCCATCTTGTGGTCATGAACTCAATTTCAATGTTGATCCTTCTGATCAGCCCACTACCTGCCAGTTACAACAGCCTGATCGTAATTTTATTGACCCAGAAGATAAGAACTTTGGATCTAAATGtcctaaaagaaaattaaattgggAAGATACTGCTCATCCAGTGACTCACCAACTACAGAAAACTGGAGAAGCCACCAGTCTTCGGAAAGATCAAAAAAATAGATTCAAAAGAGATAGGGGCTGGGAATCCAGTAGTTTTGCAGGAGACCATGCTGCCTATGCTGTGTCAGTGATTCGCCAAACAGCTTTGAACTCCTGTGGATCTGAGCTAAACTTTCAAGATGATACCTTCTATCACTCTGACATTGACCCACCTCAACCTAAGAAAAAAGGCCAGGGTAAGAAAGTGACTTTTGACTTGAGAGTAACTA is part of the Mus musculus strain C57BL/6J chromosome 1, GRCm38.p6 C57BL/6J genome and encodes:
- the Zdbf2 gene encoding DBF4-type zinc finger-containing protein 2 homolog isoform X2, whose amino-acid sequence is MEAQSYQEVMKNNGQHLFSSQHRSLTRQSRRRTATNNTLMERFLQDVLRHHPYNYQDNRSAPNEPEAAAAAAAAADPGSPEVVVVLDDSDEKEDDTADSGAERNSEDSGSVEEIDYRPGTSQEHAEVAVRPSVIQKLERGQQQSLELAHKVESGVKKVNSVGVVQATTSGKKLVRPPVICNAPASSLPSGSFERPVAANSVPRLVLAVASDSFPACDTENLETYFDSPDQGPSNPSSQPKTKDPKKKLSINLDKLLAQRNLRAKGASFSPVVRVRELTGSELCSVRAESSELEAGTAGNPRETDTLPEQAREGAIPKRREASRSNTVRPQEETRLVLNKPTLLKQKRSVSSEERFSCGSRQAVPGPSQAAVRDLSLLEEEVEEEKQEEEEEEEQEEEEEHEEEEEGVDQEDASYESRGSDMSFDCGSSCQSLSALSELTAREINVSEETHAYSQPRNETPTVSGATSDNGSSSRQVITQNIQLISLVDESYESSGSEVNFDGDDSLPSTSHRPPQPVEVVVPLRLVDKSYGSGSSEPCEDSGSSADETPAASRQQNPVRNTHANLVDENYGSSSFSSDSDAALDHPQVPVQEGSPRGRAVGQGNEEQPSSAEAHPERDGSLETVAHELQRESQEINLPNQKNTSLGDMNCESHGPEVGFHADAQLEADQSPVNPEEVDLDLENQSVHSGISNLSFDSNASYQSANDQPQGAWGEVNLDELNVDMEVKSNGCSSSELTFDSDSPLLSVTERSLLDFEGLNEDDFNLEDENCVSSSSDITFDSDIPDDSVADQPQVAVYEEEPVGLENKSNESCVSGITFDSDIPLHSGNDHPEVAVKEVIIKEDENVHLEGKNDNPSGSEICLDSNVPLHSVTNSDVAVKKINPPKEDQVQIEQIEQKENEPTDSELNLDCNSVNSKPGCSEDPIILRVSETRLDSHVPFQSVIRKCEVVVKNVCLQKEKHAELTSKSTESHSEVSSASTASHPVTEPYVGKKAKRKTKHLEEVNSDDEYGGSQPTFKFDVFPRTMTEKPQPAALKEGHADPKDKITELRGMAVNVNTADCLDSVLSQPQLASNENCVELKDTDGKPSDSKASADSTGHFHSLPKQEFDVVSKMNEWKKEAKVLEQKISDLIYSKIIHDSNVSFRSAMDQLELALKQISLGNNDQVSLEDNSQDTCSETNLDSGFSVQAVVEPPEPEVTVLEPEHVEQEGRNNVPCDSEVSVDANGSVQLEAGQHSESGENRSQKDTDDTEGKRDDAQGFGITCDSNVPQPLAGHIEVVQDIDHWKDHVDLEDKLGESKNSKVNFHSDEPLQAVTNATQEPVEEINLPRGRASPNGNGCEPYGSTIVPVTNVIFCSVIQKPQRLQKKCTSLKENSSNPCPEVNVDSCDGPEVSVDSNDPCQSVAGHLQKPDKEMNLKEDHIYLEDKSYKLVDFEPTYDSDDPVQFVTVPSVEAVSIKEVNLQKENPDDLENENFQPCCSEVACNSAVHLQSEADPPQVACKEADLDKKALDIEDKGSVTCVPEVVYDSDVSFQIVVNQVQTSDGETDSPQVVFVDVVSSDSDCDREVISDSNIPLQLEPPQMTVKETSDINTDSLGSAANEKYYCKFCGCDYEASQSVTNQSKESFKIINRKNDYIILGDSTCPSCGHELNFNVDPSDQPTTCQLQQPDRNFIDPEDKNFGSKCPKRKLNWEDTAHPVTHQLQKTGEATSLRKDQKNRFKRDRGWESSSFAGDHAAYAVSVIRQTALNSCGSELNFQDDTFYHSDIDPPQPKKKGQGKKVTFDLRVTKYEYPPNPMYGEGEEVAEDDLKEVVVHEASPQGQAPPSIVGKTCPQGREDDVKTNTQACQGYFYSYYDGGSETKKILLGEEEKTIRSDLNQNTTSIQHVKGKVGDTGDFSVDLGKQSCSLAEGLHQQHGQVTSQNQVEVRCGIQASSGKKRKITEQEEDSPKRKCFHHDSQKKKKAQAGITELPEPQTKVLEPVQPDSLVYIFSSLSMKEDQSLNPPKTKPGSDSDLPHIYSCREHTSSGPRRKRTVINPPQNLMVPEVGIDLNRHDPKPNAGDDSAKRQNLVSTSFMAMPKKSVLKFQRTNQSSFLKKSEDVGATQVPKDNFQQTLVNRDGAKKFPKSVKKEDLESQNQRKFWKKKMVAANKLCLIKNAYKTMVLRKKSKLASEKLAIWIQLKATDIIRKYVSRCHGLMPRRHLSKTVLIRMQLRKKKIVARKIKEAKRAAEALALKLSRPSCPPRAPCPPRALCPPRAPCPPRALCPPRAPCPPRALCTPRAPCPPRALCTPRAPCPPRALCTPRAPCPPRALRAPCPPRALCSPRAPCPPRALCPPRAPCPPRAPRAPCPPRAPCPPRAPCLPRAPCPPRAPCPPRAPCLPRAPCLPQAPCPPRALCLPRVSCPPLPLCAPCPPCAPVLPAGAEEQLSTTAGPAELPAHLSNAGGIKRYRKTYFRRRKRLLPVREYDLRSLSSTTNTDRMVTRLASKSKSNEAK
- the Zdbf2 gene encoding DBF4-type zinc finger-containing protein 2 homolog isoform X3; the encoded protein is MLLPALCLAALSRDQLRLTVFLGNDHPEVAVKEVIIKEDENVHLEGKNDNPSGSEICLDSNVPLHSVTNSDVAVKKINPPKEDQVQIEQIEQKENEPTDSELNLDCNSVNSKPGCSEDPIILRVSETRLDSHVPFQSVIRKCEVVVKNVCLQKEKHAELTSKSTESHSEVSSASTASHPVTEPYVGKKAKRKTKHLEEVNSDDEYGGSQPTFKFDVFPRTMTEKPQPAALKEGHADPKDKITELRGMAVNVNTADCLDSVLSQPQLASNENCVELKDTDGKPSDSKASADSTGHFHSLPKQEFDVVSKMNEWKKEAKVLEQKISDLIYSKIIHDSNVSFRSAMDQLELALKQISLGNNDQVSLEDNSQDTCSETNLDSGFSVQAVVEPPEPEVTVLEPEHVEQEGRNNVPCDSEVSVDANGSVQLEAGQHSESGENRSQKDTDDTEGKRDDAQGFGITCDSNVPQPLAGHIEVVQDIDHWKDHVDLEDKLGESKNSKVNFHSDEPLQAVTNATQEPVEEINLPRGRASPNGNGCEPYGSTIVPVTNVIFCSVIQKPQRLQKKCTSLKENSSNPCPEVNVDSCDGPEVSVDSNDPCQSVAGHLQKPDKEMNLKEDHIYLEDKSYKLVDFEPTYDSDDPVQFVTVPSVEAVSIKEVNLQKENPDDLENENFQPCCSEVACNSAVHLQSEADPPQVACKEADLDKKALDIEDKGSVTCVPEVVYDSDVSFQIVVNQVQTSDGETDSPQVVFVDVVSSDSDCDREVISDSNIPLQLEPPQMTVKETSDINTDSLGSAANEKYYCKFCGCDYEASQSVTNQSKESFKIINRKNDYIILGDSTCPSCGHELNFNVDPSDQPTTCQLQQPDRNFIDPEDKNFGSKCPKRKLNWEDTAHPVTHQLQKTGEATSLRKDQKNRFKRDRGWESSSFAGDHAAYAVSVIRQTALNSCGSELNFQDDTFYHSDIDPPQPKKKGQGKKVTFDLRVTKYEYPPNPMYGEGEEVAEDDLKEVVVHEASPQGQAPPSIVGKTCPQGREDDVKTNTQACQGYFYSYYDGGSETKKILLGEEEKTIRSDLNQNTTSIQHVKGKVGDTGDFSVDLGKQSCSLAEGLHQQHGQVTSQNQVEVRCGIQASSGKKRKITEQEEDSPKRKCFHHDSQKKKKAQAGITELPEPQTKVLEPVQPDSLVYIFSSLSMKEDQSLNPPKTKPGSDSDLPHIYSCREHTSSGPRRKRTVINPPQNLMVPEVGIDLNRHDPKPNAGDDSAKRQNLVSTSFMAMPKKSVLKFQRTNQSSFLKKSEDVGATQVPKDNFQQTLVNRDGAKKFPKSVKKEDLESQNQRKFWKKKMVAANKLCLIKNAYKTMVLRKKSKLASEKLAIWIQLKATDIIRKYVSRCHGLMPRRHLSKTVLIRMQLRKKKIVARKIKEAKRAAEALALKLSRPSCPPRAPCPPRALCPPRAPCPPRALCPPRAPCPPRALCTPRAPCPPRALCTPRAPCPPRALCTPRAPCPPRALRAPCPPRALCSPRAPCPPRALCPPRAPCPPRAPRAPCPPRAPCPPRAPCLPRAPCPPRAPCPPRAPCLPRAPCLPQAPCPPRALCLPRVSCPPLPLCAPCPPCAPVLPAGAEEQLSTTAGPAELPAHLSNAGGIKRYRKTYFRRRKRLLPVREYDLRSLSSTTNTDRMVTRLASKSKSNEAK
- the Zdbf2 gene encoding DBF4-type zinc finger-containing protein 2 homolog isoform 2 (isoform 2 is encoded by transcript variant 4): MQKRQGYCSYCRVQYTNLEQHLFSSQHRSLTRQSRRRTATNNTLMERFLQDVLRHHPYNYQDNRSAPNEPEAAAAAAAAADPGSPEVVVVLDDSDEKEDDTADSGAERNSEDSGSVEEIDYRPGTSQEHAEVAVRPSVIQKLERGQQQSLELAHKVESGVKKVNSVGVVQATTSGKKLVRPPVICNAPASSLPSGSFERPVAANSVPRLVLAVASDSFPACDTENLETYFDSPDQGPSNPSSQPKTKDPKKKLSINLDKLLAQRNLRAKGASFSPVVRVRELTGSELCSVRAESSELEAGTAGNPRETDTLPEQAREGAIPKRREASRSNTVRPQEETRLVLNKPTLLKQKRSVSSEERFSCGSRQAVPGPSQAAVRDLSLLEEEVEEEKQEEEEEEEQEEEEEHEEEEEGVDQEDASYESRGSDMSFDCGSSCQSLSALSELTAREINVSEETHAYSQPRNETPTVSGATSDNGSSSRQVITQNIQLISLVDESYESSGSEVNFDGDDSLPSTSHRPPQPVEVVVPLRLVDKSYGSGSSEPCEDSGSSADETPAASRQQNPVRNTHANLVDENYGSSSFSSDSDAALDHPQVPVQEGSPRGRAVGQGNEEQPSSAEAHPERDGSLETVAHELQRESQEINLPNQKNTSLGDMNCESHGPEVGFHADAQLEADQSPVNPEEVDLDLENQSVHSGISNLSFDSNASYQSANDQPQGAWGEVNLDELNVDMEVKSNGCSSSELTFDSDSPLLSVTERSLLDFEGLNEDDFNLEDENCVSSSSDITFDSDIPDDSVADQPQVAVYEEEPVGLENKSNESCVSGITFDSDIPLHSGNDHPEVAVKEVIIKEDENVHLEGKNDNPSGSEICLDSNVPLHSVTNSDVAVKKINPPKEDQVQIEQIEQKENEPTDSELNLDCNSVNSKPGCSEDPIILRVSETRLDSHVPFQSVIRKCEVVVKNVCLQKEKHAELTSKSTESHSEVSSASTASHPVTEPYVGKKAKRKTKHLEEVNSDDEYGGSQPTFKFDVFPRTMTEKPQPAALKEGHADPKDKITELRGMAVNVNTADCLDSVLSQPQLASNENCVELKDTDGKPSDSKASADSTGHFHSLPKQEFDVVSKMNEWKKEAKVLEQKISDLIYSKIIHDSNVSFRSAMDQLELALKQISLGNNDQVSLEDNSQDTCSETNLDSGFSVQAVVEPPEPEVTVLEPEHVEQEGRNNVPCDSEVSVDANGSVQLEAGQHSESGENRSQKDTDDTEGKRDDAQGFGITCDSNVPQPLAGHIEVVQDIDHWKDHVDLEDKLGESKNSKVNFHSDEPLQAVTNATQEPVEEINLPRGRASPNGNGCEPYGSTIVPVTNVIFCSVIQKPQRLQKKCTSLKENSSNPCPEVNVDSCDGPEVSVDSNDPCQSVAGHLQKPDKEMNLKEDHIYLEDKSYKLVDFEPTYDSDDPVQFVTVPSVEAVSIKEVNLQKENPDDLENENFQPCCSEVACNSAVHLQSEADPPQVACKEADLDKKALDIEDKGSVTCVPEVVYDSDVSFQIVVNQVQTSDGETDSPQVVFVDVVSSDSDCDREVISDSNIPLQLEPPQMTVKETSDINTDSLGSAANEKYYCKFCGCDYEASQSVTNQSKESFKIINRKNDYIILGDSTCPSCGHELNFNVDPSDQPTTCQLQQPDRNFIDPEDKNFGSKCPKRKLNWEDTAHPVTHQLQKTGEATSLRKDQKNRFKRDRGWESSSFAGDHAAYAVSVIRQTALNSCGSELNFQDDTFYHSDIDPPQPKKKGQGKKVTFDLRVTKYEYPPNPMYGEGEEVAEDDLKEVVVHEASPQGQAPPSIVGKTCPQGREDDVKTNTQACQGYFYSYYDGGSETKKILLGEEEKTIRSDLNQNTTSIQHVKGKVGDTGDFSVDLGKQSCSLAEGLHQQHGQVTSQNQVEVRCGIQASSGKKRKITEQEEDSPKRKCFHHDSQKKKKAQAGITELPEPQTKVLEPVQPDSLVYIFSSLSMKEDQSLNPPKTKPGSDSDLPHIYSCREHTSSGPRRKRTVINPPQNLMVPEVGIDLNRHDPKPNAGDDSAKRQNLVSTSFMAMPKKSVLKFQRTNQSSFLKKSEDVGATQVPKDNFQQTLVNRDGAKKFPKSVKKEDLESQNQRKFWKKKMVAANKLCLIKNAYKTMVLRKKSKLASEKLAIWIQLKATDIIRKYVSRCHGLMPRRHLSKTVLIRMQLRKKKIVARKIKEAKRAAEALALKLSRPSCPPRAPCPPRALCPPRAPCPPRALCPPRAPCPPRALCTPRAPCPPRALCTPRAPCPPRALCTPRAPCPPRALRAPCPPRALCSPRAPCPPRALCPPRAPCPPRAPRAPCPPRAPCPPRAPCLPRAPCPPRAPCPPRAPCLPRAPCLPQAPCPPRALCLPRVSCPPLPLCAPCPPCAPVLPAGAEEQLSTTAGPAELPAHLSNAGGIKRYRKTYFRRRKRLLPVREYDLRSLSSTTNTDRMVTRLASKSKSNEAK